One Lacipirellulaceae bacterium DNA window includes the following coding sequences:
- the aroA gene encoding 3-phosphoshikimate 1-carboxyvinyltransferase — MTDKIAITPVTQPITARVRPPGSKSLTNRALICAALAQGESILTGALDSEDTQVMIASLRELGIAVEASDEGRTLRVSGCGGKLPAGEASLFIENSGTSMRFLTALTTLGHGEYRLDGIARMRERPLADLSEALKQLGANIGLSETGCPPVEVHARGLTGGKVRIRGDISSQFLSALMMAAPYAATDVSIEVLGTLVSVPYVEMTRAVMESFGAKLSSDDRSQNVTVRCDSRYVGTKYDIEPDASAASYFFAAAAITKGDITVEGLHRESLQGDVAFCDCLEQIGCRVDYGENSIRVRGGELKGVDVDMNAISDTMQTLAVVALFAEGPTRIRNVAHVRHKETDRIEAVANELRKLNAEVEESEDGLVIQPGDLQPAQIATYNDHRMAMSFSLAGLVQPGIEILEPQCVSKTYPKFFQDLQDLCSQS; from the coding sequence ATGACCGATAAGATTGCAATCACCCCCGTTACGCAGCCTATTACTGCACGCGTTCGCCCCCCAGGCTCGAAAAGCTTAACAAATAGGGCTTTGATCTGTGCTGCGCTTGCTCAGGGTGAGTCGATCCTCACCGGGGCGCTCGATAGCGAAGACACTCAGGTCATGATAGCCAGCCTGCGCGAGCTTGGTATCGCTGTTGAGGCGTCTGACGAGGGGCGCACGCTTAGGGTTAGCGGGTGTGGAGGAAAGCTACCCGCAGGGGAAGCGAGTCTTTTCATCGAGAACAGCGGCACCTCGATGCGGTTCTTGACCGCACTCACAACGCTCGGACACGGAGAATACCGCCTAGACGGGATCGCCAGGATGCGGGAGCGTCCACTCGCAGATCTCAGCGAGGCACTCAAGCAACTCGGGGCAAACATAGGCTTAAGCGAAACCGGTTGTCCCCCTGTCGAAGTTCACGCACGTGGGCTTACGGGCGGAAAGGTACGAATCCGGGGTGACATCTCGAGTCAGTTCTTGAGTGCCCTGATGATGGCTGCCCCTTATGCGGCAACTGATGTTTCAATCGAAGTACTGGGGACGCTCGTCTCGGTTCCTTACGTAGAAATGACGAGAGCCGTCATGGAATCGTTCGGTGCCAAGCTGAGCTCCGATGATCGCAGCCAAAATGTGACTGTGCGTTGCGACTCACGCTACGTAGGTACCAAGTACGACATTGAACCCGATGCCTCAGCGGCCAGCTACTTCTTTGCAGCCGCGGCTATTACCAAAGGCGATATTACTGTCGAAGGATTACACCGCGAGAGTCTGCAAGGTGATGTGGCCTTCTGTGACTGCTTAGAACAGATTGGCTGCCGAGTCGATTACGGTGAGAATTCAATTCGCGTGCGAGGAGGTGAGCTCAAGGGAGTCGATGTGGACATGAATGCCATCAGCGACACGATGCAAACTTTGGCTGTGGTTGCTCTGTTCGCTGAAGGACCAACTCGCATTCGAAACGTAGCCCACGTCCGTCATAAGGAAACGGACCGTATTGAGGCGGTGGCGAACGAATTGCGAAAGCTGAACGCAGAGGTTGAAGAGTCGGAGGACGGACTGGTGATTCAACCGGGTGATCTGCAACCGGCTCAGATTGCAACCTATAACGACCACCGGATGGCGATGAGCTTCTCACTTGCCGGTCTTGTCCAGCCTGGAATCGAGATTCTCGAACCGCAATGCGTGAGCAAGACCTATCCGAAGTTCTTTCAAGACTTGCAGGATCTTTGCAGCCAAAGCTAG
- a CDS encoding PQQ-binding-like beta-propeller repeat protein has translation MSEFNRLLRGVIASSLAWGLLVGSVVAEDWLGFRGDSTSIAREASLPKTWSVETGENIAWEAELVGRGVSSPIVVSGRVVVTCSSGPKEDRLHVLAFDEQSGELLWQRNFWATGRTLCHGTSAVAANTPVSDGERIFAFFSSNDLVALDLEGNVLWIRGLQLNFPQAGNDLGMSSSPVVSGGRVIVQSEAQGASFVAAFDPQTGEMLWDVERPLESAWASPVAMRVEKNGAMVEAVAVQSREQLDVYESATGELLWNHEMRCESIASPVFSDRLYVPSKGIKAFRIQPGSEDTNTPEWSESRLQMGSPSPLIDSSRAYIINRSGVLKCGLTDQAEAGRPWELRLSGRFWATPVLAGETLYCINADGLAFVVDLTEANKGKKGKIAAKPDFREEVLGSPAIAGNAMFVRSHQHLWKIAKSSASEQTEVSTEN, from the coding sequence GTGTCTGAGTTTAACAGACTATTAAGAGGTGTAATCGCGAGCAGTCTCGCTTGGGGATTGCTTGTTGGTTCGGTCGTTGCCGAAGACTGGTTGGGCTTTCGGGGAGATAGCACCAGCATCGCCCGAGAAGCAAGCTTGCCCAAGACGTGGTCGGTCGAGACGGGCGAAAATATTGCCTGGGAGGCGGAGCTTGTCGGACGAGGCGTTTCGTCGCCTATTGTCGTCAGTGGCCGGGTCGTCGTGACATGCTCAAGCGGGCCGAAGGAGGATCGCCTGCATGTTCTCGCCTTCGACGAACAATCAGGAGAACTCCTCTGGCAACGAAACTTCTGGGCGACAGGACGAACGCTTTGTCACGGTACCTCCGCAGTCGCCGCTAATACCCCGGTTTCGGATGGAGAACGCATCTTTGCGTTCTTCTCCTCGAACGATCTGGTGGCACTTGATCTTGAGGGCAACGTTCTTTGGATACGCGGTTTGCAACTGAATTTTCCACAAGCAGGCAACGACCTAGGGATGTCCAGCTCTCCCGTGGTGTCGGGAGGCAGAGTGATTGTGCAAAGCGAAGCACAAGGCGCTTCTTTCGTTGCAGCTTTCGATCCACAAACAGGGGAAATGCTGTGGGACGTTGAGCGACCGCTAGAGTCGGCTTGGGCGTCACCAGTTGCCATGCGGGTCGAAAAGAACGGGGCTATGGTTGAGGCAGTTGCGGTACAGTCTCGTGAGCAACTGGACGTGTACGAATCCGCGACGGGTGAGCTTCTCTGGAACCACGAAATGCGTTGCGAGTCCATCGCGTCACCCGTCTTTAGTGATCGACTTTATGTACCTTCAAAGGGAATCAAGGCCTTTCGTATTCAGCCGGGATCGGAAGATACAAACACGCCTGAGTGGAGCGAAAGTCGCTTGCAAATGGGTTCACCCAGTCCGTTGATCGACAGTTCGCGAGCTTATATTATCAATCGCTCTGGCGTATTGAAGTGCGGACTTACCGATCAAGCCGAAGCTGGCAGGCCCTGGGAGTTGCGGCTAAGCGGTCGCTTCTGGGCGACACCGGTGCTAGCCGGGGAGACACTGTATTGCATCAATGCTGACGGTCTGGCGTTCGTCGTGGACCTGACAGAAGCCAATAAAGGAAAAAAAGGGAAGATAGCCGCCAAGCCTGACTTTCGCGAGGAAGTTCTCGGCTCGCCTGCAATCGCAGGTAACGCGATGTTCGTGAGAAGTCATCAGCATTTGTGGAAGATTGCAAAAAGCTCAGCCAGCGAGCAAACTGAGGTTTCCACGGAGAACTAG
- a CDS encoding PIN domain-containing protein → MIYLLDVNVLIALLDETHINYEAAHDWFLSKRVTNWATCPLTENGTIRILGNPNYVAVNADSAMIADQLGTLLQVKNHSFWPDELSILDRSIFELTKLTGHKQVTDLYLAGLAQHNGGKLATFDQSIPVTALVKPWSGVLEVIQAN, encoded by the coding sequence ATGATTTACTTGCTCGACGTCAATGTTCTCATCGCGTTACTCGACGAAACTCATATCAATTACGAGGCCGCACATGATTGGTTCCTCTCAAAGCGGGTTACGAATTGGGCCACTTGCCCACTAACCGAGAACGGCACAATCCGCATTCTTGGTAATCCGAATTACGTCGCTGTGAATGCTGATTCAGCGATGATCGCCGATCAACTCGGGACACTGCTACAGGTGAAGAATCACAGTTTCTGGCCGGATGAACTCTCCATCCTCGACCGTTCGATCTTCGAACTCACGAAACTCACCGGACACAAGCAGGTTACTGATCTCTACTTGGCGGGCTTAGCACAACACAACGGCGGCAAGCTCGCAACTTTTGACCAATCGATTCCGGTAACCGCGTTGGTCAAGCCGTGGAGCGGCGTTCTTGAAGTAATCCAGGCAAATTGA
- a CDS encoding FdhF/YdeP family oxidoreductase, giving the protein MKKVKTGGGWPAVAYTFRKAQEAGGLWKLWKAMRSKNACKTCALGMGGQRGGMVNESGHFPEVCKKSLQAMVADMQGAITTEFWQKYTPEMLKGFTPKELEDCGRLTQPVLYTPELKRYQPISWDEAYERISRKLKELTSEETFWYFSGRSSNEAGFLLQMFARLYGTNNVNNCSYYCHQASGVGLTSVTGSGTATIQLEDLDEADMVFVIGGNPASNHPRLQRTLMQVRRRGGEVIVINPIVETGMVNFSVPSDVRSLLFGSKIASLYVQPHIGGDLALLAGVAKRIVELDKHDKTFLDNHCNGWQELATSLSLTSWDEIVTKSGVSQEEIYEIADRYSKAKNVVFSWTMGITHHEHGVENVQAIANLALLRGMVGRPGAGLMPIRGHSNVQGIGSVGVTPQLKTAIFDSLESHFDVKLPTIEGRDTMACMEGAEQGELKLGFCLGGNLYGSNPDSTYAEKSLSNLDTLVYLNTTLNTGHAFGLARETIILPVLARDEEPQATTQESMFNYVRLSDGGPARHEGPKSEIEVIATLAERVLGQKTSGVDWPLMRDTGRIREAIAAIVPGFEKIAGIGANKQEFQISGRTFREPSFATSNRKANLHTHRLPKLKGEGEQLRLMTIRSEGQFNTVVYEDYDLYRGVPRRDVVLIHPEDIQRLGLDTSMTVSIHGPAGSMHGQHLHPFEEIRPGNIAMYYPEANVLVSRDLDSKSKTPAFKCVLVTLEKESLAVVSA; this is encoded by the coding sequence ATGAAAAAGGTGAAGACAGGTGGCGGTTGGCCAGCAGTGGCCTACACATTCCGCAAAGCCCAAGAAGCCGGGGGTCTGTGGAAGCTATGGAAAGCGATGCGTTCCAAAAACGCCTGCAAAACCTGCGCTCTGGGGATGGGTGGCCAGCGTGGCGGGATGGTCAACGAAAGTGGCCATTTTCCAGAAGTATGCAAGAAATCTCTACAGGCGATGGTGGCGGACATGCAAGGCGCCATCACTACCGAGTTTTGGCAGAAGTACACCCCCGAGATGCTCAAAGGCTTCACGCCCAAAGAACTCGAAGATTGCGGGCGGCTCACGCAGCCGGTCCTCTACACGCCCGAGTTGAAACGCTACCAGCCGATCTCCTGGGACGAAGCCTACGAGCGGATTTCTAGAAAACTGAAAGAGCTAACCTCAGAGGAAACCTTTTGGTACTTCAGTGGACGGAGCAGCAATGAAGCTGGCTTTCTGCTGCAAATGTTTGCGCGCCTGTACGGCACGAATAACGTCAACAATTGCAGCTACTACTGTCATCAAGCCAGCGGCGTTGGCCTCACGAGTGTGACCGGCAGTGGTACCGCTACGATTCAACTCGAGGATCTCGACGAAGCGGACATGGTGTTCGTGATCGGCGGGAATCCTGCCAGCAATCATCCCCGTCTACAGCGCACACTAATGCAGGTGCGACGTCGCGGTGGCGAAGTAATCGTCATCAATCCGATCGTCGAGACCGGGATGGTCAATTTCAGCGTCCCCAGCGACGTGCGTAGCTTGCTGTTCGGTTCGAAGATTGCCAGCCTCTACGTTCAGCCCCACATCGGCGGAGATCTTGCACTGTTGGCCGGCGTCGCGAAACGCATTGTTGAACTCGACAAGCATGACAAGACTTTCTTGGATAATCATTGCAACGGCTGGCAAGAATTAGCTACTTCACTGAGCCTCACCAGTTGGGACGAGATCGTCACCAAGAGTGGGGTTTCGCAAGAAGAGATCTACGAAATCGCTGACCGCTACTCGAAGGCCAAGAATGTTGTCTTTAGCTGGACGATGGGCATTACCCACCACGAACATGGCGTGGAGAACGTGCAAGCGATTGCCAACCTAGCTCTCCTCCGAGGCATGGTCGGTCGGCCCGGTGCCGGACTGATGCCCATTCGCGGCCATTCCAACGTGCAAGGGATCGGCTCGGTAGGAGTCACGCCGCAACTCAAGACGGCCATCTTTGATTCGTTGGAAAGTCACTTTGATGTGAAACTACCAACGATCGAAGGCCGTGACACAATGGCCTGTATGGAAGGGGCAGAGCAGGGTGAGTTGAAACTCGGCTTCTGCTTGGGCGGCAACCTTTACGGTTCGAATCCCGATTCCACGTACGCAGAGAAGTCGCTGAGCAACCTCGACACGTTGGTTTATCTGAATACCACGCTCAACACGGGCCACGCCTTCGGACTCGCTCGCGAGACGATCATCCTGCCGGTACTCGCTCGCGATGAAGAGCCACAGGCGACAACTCAGGAGTCGATGTTTAACTATGTACGCCTCAGCGATGGCGGTCCCGCGCGACACGAGGGTCCCAAGAGCGAGATCGAAGTGATCGCCACGCTAGCTGAAAGAGTGCTCGGCCAAAAAACTTCTGGCGTTGATTGGCCTCTGATGCGCGACACGGGAAGGATCCGCGAAGCCATTGCCGCAATCGTCCCCGGCTTCGAAAAAATCGCCGGCATCGGTGCCAACAAGCAAGAGTTCCAGATCAGCGGACGCACTTTCCGCGAACCCAGTTTTGCGACCAGCAATCGCAAAGCGAATCTCCATACGCATCGTCTTCCCAAGCTCAAAGGCGAAGGCGAGCAACTGCGATTGATGACCATCCGCAGCGAGGGGCAATTCAACACGGTGGTCTACGAAGACTACGACCTCTATCGCGGGGTGCCTCGCCGTGACGTCGTGCTCATTCACCCCGAGGACATCCAGCGGCTCGGCCTTGATACTTCGATGACCGTCAGCATTCACGGCCCAGCAGGAAGCATGCACGGCCAGCACTTACACCCCTTTGAAGAGATACGTCCTGGCAACATCGCGATGTACTACCCCGAAGCAAACGTGCTGGTGAGCCGGGATCTCGACTCGAAGAGTAAAACGCCTGCATTCAAGTGTGTGTTGGTGACCTTGGAAAAAGAGTCGTTGGCGGTGGTGTCTGCTTAA
- a CDS encoding sulfatase-like hydrolase/transferase gives MSVPNLLLIVIDGWRASSLGAYGNSGLPTPNCDKLASESLLIDHLLCDSVELPDFYDSLWNAKHSLQNHSDEYSILNRLADKGYRTSLYTDEPWLAEAATNLPLEQLSFLDLERTKAASSVAETSCGELFAIAGEQLAKSRGNDPRIAWIHARGFHGPWDAPMEYRQQRLVEGDPPPLDFVTPPQFIESDDPDELFQYRTAYEAQMAVLDECLGDFFAAAYSTIAESTLMVLAGSRGFALGEHGTLGTDARPLYGELLHVPCLLLAPNIDQPIPRFSGLTQPMDLGATICDSMQLDVDSASKDGRSLLPMIANDADNWRQWILSGSGSGSESALRTPAWLMRTSEGTSELFVKPDDRWESNEVANRCPEVLAAMQALQTQLSKGEEAGIELTEEEREMLLIGPNS, from the coding sequence GTGTCTGTTCCCAATTTGCTTCTAATTGTCATTGATGGCTGGCGAGCTTCTTCATTGGGTGCCTACGGCAACAGCGGATTGCCAACTCCGAATTGTGACAAGCTGGCCAGTGAATCATTGCTCATCGATCACCTGCTGTGTGATTCCGTGGAATTGCCTGATTTCTACGATTCGCTTTGGAACGCGAAACACAGCCTGCAAAATCACTCAGACGAATACTCGATCTTGAACAGACTTGCTGACAAAGGCTACCGCACATCGCTCTACACGGACGAACCTTGGCTTGCAGAAGCGGCAACTAATTTGCCGCTCGAGCAATTGTCTTTCCTTGATCTGGAAAGAACAAAGGCTGCGAGTTCGGTCGCTGAGACTTCTTGCGGAGAGCTATTTGCCATTGCTGGAGAGCAACTAGCGAAATCGAGAGGTAATGATCCAAGAATCGCATGGATTCACGCGCGTGGATTCCACGGTCCTTGGGATGCGCCGATGGAGTATCGCCAACAGCGTCTTGTCGAGGGCGATCCGCCACCGCTAGACTTTGTCACCCCCCCGCAGTTCATCGAGAGTGACGATCCGGATGAGCTGTTCCAATATCGGACTGCCTACGAAGCTCAGATGGCTGTCTTGGACGAATGCCTAGGCGATTTCTTTGCGGCTGCCTACTCCACAATTGCAGAATCTACCCTCATGGTTTTAGCGGGCAGTCGCGGGTTCGCACTCGGGGAACACGGGACACTTGGTACTGACGCTCGTCCGCTCTACGGAGAACTTCTTCATGTGCCTTGTTTATTGCTAGCCCCGAACATTGATCAGCCTATTCCCAGGTTCTCAGGCCTGACGCAGCCAATGGATTTGGGTGCGACAATTTGTGATTCGATGCAACTTGACGTAGATTCTGCTAGCAAAGACGGAAGGAGCTTACTGCCAATGATTGCTAACGATGCAGACAACTGGCGGCAGTGGATACTTTCTGGCAGTGGTAGTGGCAGTGAATCCGCACTGAGGACCCCGGCTTGGTTGATGCGTACAAGCGAGGGCACCTCAGAACTTTTCGTGAAACCTGACGACCGTTGGGAGTCGAATGAAGTGGCCAATCGCTGCCCAGAAGTGCTAGCGGCTATGCAGGCTCTACAGACACAGTTATCGAAGGGAGAGGAAGCAGGGATCGAGCTAACTGAGGAAGAACGGGAAATGTTGTTGATCGGGCCAAATAGCTAG
- a CDS encoding response regulator: MAGTPYFVQECPTCGRNLQVRVSYLGKNVACRHCGVKFEARDPDSSEPLPAESGIALLARADELLLQASSMQGKLDASSRC; this comes from the coding sequence ATGGCTGGTACGCCTTACTTCGTTCAAGAGTGCCCGACTTGTGGGAGAAACCTACAAGTACGTGTCTCCTACCTGGGAAAGAACGTCGCCTGTCGCCACTGCGGAGTGAAATTTGAAGCTCGCGACCCCGATTCGAGCGAACCTCTTCCCGCCGAATCTGGTATTGCACTTTTAGCTCGTGCAGACGAGCTACTCCTGCAGGCTTCTTCAATGCAAGGCAAGCTGGACGCGAGTTCGCGTTGCTAG
- a CDS encoding tRNA-dihydrouridine synthase, translating into MLKPLQIGDIQLDFPVVQAALSGYSDTAMRVIARRLGAPYTLCEVMLDYFVLQVKERRKTSHLMHVADEEHPVAGQLMGAEPEQFGPAALKLVEKGFDVIDINFGCPVKRVLGRCRGGFHLSQPDIALEIIGRVRDAVPDRIPVTVKMRRGMDDEQESTDQFYKIFDGAFDLGAVAITVHGRTVKQRYNGPSRWDFLRDLKQHAGERVLLGSGDLFTAQACLDMIEYTGVDGVTVARGAIGNPWIFQQARALAAGLPMPEPPTLHEQREIIAEHYTIAEELYGADRCVPTMRKFGIKYSQLHPEHKEVRTDFCSVKRAGAWREVLDKWYATDGPGVHPVVDEPEPIRAGDVAVQA; encoded by the coding sequence ATGCTCAAGCCACTTCAGATCGGTGACATTCAGCTCGATTTTCCTGTCGTCCAGGCAGCGTTGTCGGGCTATAGCGACACGGCAATGCGGGTGATCGCCCGTCGGTTGGGTGCGCCCTACACGCTTTGCGAAGTGATGCTCGACTATTTCGTTCTTCAGGTGAAAGAACGCCGCAAGACAAGCCACTTGATGCACGTGGCCGACGAAGAGCATCCCGTTGCGGGCCAGTTGATGGGTGCAGAGCCGGAGCAGTTCGGACCGGCAGCGTTGAAGCTCGTGGAGAAGGGCTTCGACGTCATCGACATCAACTTCGGGTGCCCTGTTAAGAGAGTCTTAGGACGCTGCCGGGGTGGTTTCCATCTGAGCCAGCCTGATATTGCTCTCGAAATCATCGGAAGGGTTCGCGATGCCGTGCCAGATCGCATTCCTGTCACCGTTAAAATGCGTCGCGGCATGGACGATGAGCAGGAAAGCACTGACCAGTTCTACAAGATCTTCGACGGGGCCTTCGACCTTGGTGCTGTGGCCATCACGGTCCACGGCAGGACAGTCAAACAACGTTACAATGGCCCTTCGCGTTGGGACTTTCTGCGGGACCTTAAGCAACATGCGGGAGAGCGTGTGTTGTTGGGAAGCGGCGACTTATTCACAGCGCAAGCGTGTCTCGACATGATTGAATACACCGGCGTCGACGGCGTGACGGTGGCTCGGGGTGCGATTGGCAATCCTTGGATCTTCCAACAGGCGAGGGCTCTTGCCGCCGGCTTACCGATGCCGGAACCTCCCACGCTACACGAGCAACGGGAGATTATCGCCGAGCACTATACGATTGCCGAAGAGCTCTACGGAGCCGATCGCTGCGTGCCAACGATGCGAAAGTTTGGCATCAAGTATTCGCAGCTTCACCCGGAGCATAAGGAAGTCCGCACAGACTTCTGTTCCGTGAAAAGGGCTGGCGCGTGGCGTGAGGTACTCGACAAGTGGTACGCGACTGACGGCCCTGGAGTCCATCCTGTTGTGGATGAGCCTGAGCCCATCCGTGCCGGCGATGTGGCTGTTCAAGCCTAA
- the queG gene encoding tRNA epoxyqueuosine(34) reductase QueG — protein MTPLEISTRIKEASTELGFALCGICPAVEPTGVSRLAEWLSRGYAGEMHYLEQRQEAYSSPRHVLEGVKSIIMLGMLYQTVQPNMPQPGQGRVARYAWGERDYHDLIRPKLHSLADRIREWSPAGNTRGVVDTAPLLEREFAQLAGLGWVGKNTLLLNRKEGSYFFLAAVLTDQLLEYDEQFTADHCGSCTACLDACPTDAFPQSYVLDASRCISYLTIEHRSEIPLDLRDGIGDWLFGCDVCQEVCPWNNRAPETEEPSYQPLAGMNPVELAELFDLDEPAFRQRFRKTPLWRPHRRGLLRNAAIVLGNQRCESAVPALKRGLNDAEPIVREACAWALECIAVTDNLDADKRRSGG, from the coding sequence ATGACGCCGTTGGAAATCTCTACGCGAATCAAAGAAGCGAGCACCGAACTTGGCTTCGCACTCTGCGGCATATGCCCAGCAGTTGAGCCGACCGGGGTCAGCCGGCTGGCTGAGTGGCTCTCTCGCGGCTACGCGGGAGAGATGCACTATCTTGAGCAGCGGCAGGAAGCGTATTCGAGTCCGAGACATGTGCTCGAAGGGGTAAAGAGCATCATCATGCTGGGGATGCTTTACCAAACCGTCCAGCCAAACATGCCGCAACCGGGGCAGGGCAGAGTGGCTCGCTACGCTTGGGGAGAACGTGATTACCATGATTTAATCAGACCCAAACTTCATTCACTGGCCGACAGAATACGCGAATGGTCGCCCGCAGGGAATACTCGTGGTGTTGTGGACACGGCACCTTTGCTGGAACGCGAATTCGCTCAACTTGCGGGACTTGGTTGGGTCGGTAAAAACACCTTGCTGCTGAACCGAAAAGAAGGCAGCTACTTTTTCTTGGCAGCGGTGCTAACCGACCAGCTACTAGAATACGACGAACAGTTCACCGCTGACCATTGCGGTAGCTGCACGGCTTGCCTCGACGCTTGCCCAACCGACGCCTTCCCGCAGAGCTACGTGTTGGATGCCTCGCGCTGCATTAGCTATCTGACGATCGAGCACCGCTCGGAAATCCCGCTCGACCTCCGAGATGGAATCGGTGATTGGCTCTTCGGTTGTGATGTGTGCCAAGAAGTCTGCCCCTGGAACAACCGCGCCCCAGAAACTGAGGAGCCGTCGTATCAGCCGCTCGCTGGGATGAATCCTGTAGAGCTCGCTGAGTTGTTTGACCTGGACGAACCTGCCTTTCGCCAGCGATTCCGTAAGACACCGCTCTGGCGTCCGCATCGACGGGGGCTGTTGCGCAATGCGGCGATTGTACTGGGCAATCAACGCTGCGAATCGGCAGTACCGGCACTGAAGCGAGGGCTCAATGATGCTGAGCCGATTGTCCGTGAGGCCTGCGCTTGGGCGCTCGAGTGTATCGCTGTAACAGATAATTTGGACGCTGATAAACGCAGATCGGGCGGATAA
- a CDS encoding preprotein translocase subunit SecA, whose protein sequence is MSRVPTGINRSMRAATGDRIARYAAYLPQIEALEPEMKALADPQLRKASLGLRYRARSGEPLDKLLVEAFALVREAGRRTLGMRHFEVQLVGGAAMHHRSIVEMQTGEGKTLTATLPMYLAALEGKGAHLATVNDYLAKRDAEWMEPIYKALGMTVGIIQAQQPQDDRRKAYKCDVTYGTANEMGFDFLRDRLLLRSQGEGQQDIFGQMLGVKSGKQDQPVQHGLHFMLVDEADSILIDEARTPLIISALPGEDEKIASEAYNWAAKTAPDFVEYEHYEYDHDERTVELTLEGRQLVRGLQKPEAMDRLPLSSIYEYIQRAVKVKREMFLDQHYVVRDGEIVIVDEFTGRLGEGRKWRAGIHQAVEAQEGVEITFATNQAATITIQDLFLRYERLCGMTGTASTSRRELQKIYKVRVEPIPTNKPPIRKQLPTRVFGTADQKWAAVVEDAIAEHEKRRPVLIGTRTIDKSEHLAKLLEERGIEFTVLNARHVAQEAEIVAAAGEQGKVTVATNMAGRGTDIKLGEGVHELGGLHVICTELHESQRVDRQLIGRCGRQGDPGTYRQFLALDDEILLSGFGPKKARKLEAHGEKKTKELGNFEPLFRKAQRKVERKQFRDRKVLLYHQKERQKVQKQMGQDPYLDTPG, encoded by the coding sequence GTGTCGCGCGTTCCCACTGGTATCAATCGAAGTATGCGGGCCGCGACCGGCGATCGGATCGCCCGTTACGCTGCCTATTTGCCTCAGATTGAAGCTCTTGAGCCAGAAATGAAGGCTCTTGCTGACCCGCAACTCCGCAAGGCGAGCTTGGGGCTCCGCTATAGGGCCCGTAGCGGTGAACCGCTCGATAAACTGCTTGTCGAAGCGTTTGCGCTGGTTCGGGAAGCAGGGCGAAGAACGCTGGGGATGCGTCACTTCGAGGTGCAGCTCGTCGGTGGGGCCGCCATGCATCATCGCTCGATCGTCGAGATGCAAACTGGAGAAGGCAAAACGCTCACCGCGACGCTGCCGATGTACCTGGCGGCACTCGAAGGCAAAGGTGCCCATCTCGCTACGGTCAACGATTACCTTGCCAAGCGTGATGCGGAGTGGATGGAGCCCATCTACAAGGCGCTAGGTATGACGGTCGGCATCATTCAAGCACAGCAGCCGCAGGACGATCGTCGCAAGGCCTACAAGTGCGATGTCACGTACGGAACGGCCAACGAGATGGGGTTCGACTTCCTTCGTGATCGCCTGTTGCTTCGCAGTCAAGGAGAAGGACAACAAGACATCTTCGGCCAGATGCTTGGCGTGAAGTCTGGAAAGCAAGACCAGCCTGTGCAACACGGATTGCACTTCATGCTAGTTGACGAGGCGGACAGCATTCTCATCGACGAAGCACGCACGCCGCTCATCATCAGCGCGCTTCCGGGCGAAGATGAGAAAATTGCTTCCGAAGCTTACAATTGGGCCGCAAAGACAGCACCTGACTTTGTGGAATACGAACACTACGAATACGATCACGATGAGCGGACCGTCGAGCTCACCCTCGAAGGTCGGCAATTAGTTCGCGGACTGCAAAAACCAGAGGCGATGGATCGCCTGCCGCTCTCCTCGATTTATGAGTACATCCAGCGTGCTGTGAAGGTGAAGCGGGAAATGTTCCTCGATCAGCACTATGTGGTCCGCGATGGAGAGATTGTCATCGTCGACGAGTTCACAGGTCGGCTAGGAGAAGGCCGAAAGTGGCGTGCGGGGATTCATCAGGCGGTCGAAGCACAAGAAGGAGTCGAGATTACCTTCGCTACGAATCAAGCAGCGACGATTACGATTCAAGACCTTTTTCTCCGCTACGAACGCCTTTGCGGCATGACCGGAACGGCATCTACCAGCCGTCGTGAACTTCAGAAGATCTACAAGGTGCGCGTTGAGCCCATCCCGACGAATAAGCCGCCGATTCGCAAGCAGCTTCCCACAAGAGTCTTTGGCACCGCCGACCAAAAGTGGGCCGCGGTTGTCGAAGACGCCATCGCTGAGCACGAGAAGCGTCGCCCTGTTCTCATTGGCACGCGGACCATCGATAAAAGTGAGCACCTAGCGAAATTGCTCGAAGAGCGAGGAATCGAGTTCACTGTGCTCAACGCACGTCACGTAGCCCAAGAAGCGGAAATCGTCGCCGCAGCTGGCGAGCAAGGGAAAGTAACCGTGGCCACGAACATGGCTGGCCGCGGTACGGATATCAAGCTCGGCGAGGGTGTTCACGAACTTGGCGGACTGCACGTGATTTGTACCGAGCTGCACGAATCGCAACGTGTCGATCGTCAGTTGATCGGTCGCTGCGGTCGTCAGGGCGACCCTGGGACCTATCGGCAGTTCCTCGCTCTCGACGATGAGATTCTGCTATCAGGCTTTGGTCCCAAGAAGGCTCGCAAGCTGGAGGCCCACGGCGAGAAGAAGACCAAGGAACTTGGTAACTTTGAGCCACTCTTTCGCAAAGCCCAGCGAAAGGTCGAACGGAAGCAGTTCCGCGATCGGAAGGTGCTGCTCTATCACCAAAAAGAGCGGCAAAAGGTGCAGAAGCAAATGGGGCAGGATCCTTATTTGGATACGCCTGGGTAA